ATGCAGCAATGAAGCTTTCAAATCCTTTTGAATCAAGGTCTGCTACTCGTTCCTCGGCATTCGCTCTTTGCTTGAAAGAACCTGCGATGACTTTAAATAGCGCTCCGCGATCAGATGATTCCCCGCCAGTTGGCGTATTTTTTGCTGCAAGGTTGAACGCTTTTGCAATGCCATTCGCATGTCCCTGGGCTACATTCAGCCTCCAGGACTCCTGCTTCATAAGAGCTGCGTCCTGAGCATTGTCGATAAAACCGTTCTCGGAAAGCATGGCATCCATCGTCGATTCGCGCAGCACATGGAAATCGGCTTTTTTCTTGCCCCGGTTATTAAGCTGGTTCAGCTTCATCACTTCAGTGTGGATGATGTCCCGGTATCTCGCGGTTGCTGAATTATCGGAAAGTCCGCTGTAGATATAATCCTCATATCCACTGGCAGAGCCGTTAAAGGAATTGATGTGGATTGACAGGTAAAAGTCAGCGCCCCAGGTGTTGGCCTCATTTGTCCGCTGGTCGAGGCTTTTCGTCACATCACTAGTCCTGCTCATCCTGACATCGATATTTTCATAGTTGTTTTCCAGAATGGTACGGAGTTTAAGCGCTATATCGAGAGTCAAATCCTTTTCCCGAAGACCATTTCCCTGTGCTCCAGGATCCGAGCCGCCATGGCCTGGATCTAAATAAAGTTTCATATAACCTCCTCCTTTTACTTGGTCCTTATAGACTATGTGAAAAAAATGAATTGGTAAGGGTGCATGTCTCGGCTGGGAAAAGTTAACTCCATTTTGACGGAACATTTTTTGAGTTGGACCGTAAAAGAAATAAGACTATATATGAGGTGGAAGGATGGAAACGAAAATACAGACATCACAAAATGTAGAAATAGAGAGGACCCCCGAAGCAGATTTCAAAAAGATCTTGAATATCATCGGGATATTCATCTTTGCCGGACTGGCGCTGACCAGTGTCACCAACCCGATGCCAGCAAAATATCTCAAGGAATATCTGCTGTTCATCGGAGGAAGTGCCTTGATTTATTACTTTTTGCTGAACATCTATTTTATCGGTGATACATGGCGGAAAGTGTTTTATGCAAGCCTGAGCGTACTCGGAATCGGAAGCCTGTTTATGGCGATTTATCTGTTTATTTATTCGACGCATTAGGGGTATGGAGTAGATTTCCAAGAAAAGGTAAATTGTACAATTAATCGTGTTGAGTGCGCAATTATGGCTAATGAGTACGCAATTATCATAAAAGGTTGTGCAATTAATCTGTTTGACCGTGCAATTATTATAGAAGGTTGTGCAATTAATCGGTATAACCGCGCAATTAACATATAAGAACGTGAAGTAAGGTTCAACCAGACATTTATCTGAATAAATTTCAGTGCCGTTAATCATCTTATATTCAACAGAAACTCCCTGCACCAAGGGAGTTTTTATTTTGCGAAAAAGTACTGGTTTAGTCGCTCGAAAATTAGTTCAGAATATTCATAATATATTTACTTCGATAAATTTTGAAAGCGTTACCATTACCTTGAGGCTAGTAGAGACGCGGTTTTTCACTGTTCACATAATCATGTAACATCCTTGAAACAATCCTGGATGTTTGTTAGGTTAAATAACCGTAAGCCCCATAAGGGCAGGAAAAACTTGGACGACATAATTAACATAAGAATTTTTCTATGTGGTTTGGCTTGAATGCTATTATTCATAACTACTTTTTTAAAAAAAGAGTTTTGGCCGCTCTTTTCGTGTTGCTTCCTTATCAGGAGAGCCTTAGGTATCGTAATAATTTAAATATACGAAAAGAGCTTTAACCACTATGTTAATTATTTCGTTTAGGGAAAACGAAAAGGAGAGATTTGGTGTCTTTTGAAGTATTAATTTCTTTGGCAATTTATTTTATTGCAATGATCCTGATTGGATTGTATGCATACCGCAAAACGTCTGACCTATCAGACTATATGCTTGGCGGTCGTGGTCTTGGACCTTCGGTAACGGCTCTATCAGCTGGTGCGTCTGACATGAGTGGCTGGATGCTGATGGGCTTGCCTGGCGCAATGTACACATCAGGTATTTCCAGTGCCTGGATCGCAATTGGATTATCGATTGGTGCCTATTTGAACTACCTCATCTTAGCTCCAAGACTTCGAACGTATACGGAGTTGGCCAATGATTCAATCACAATCCCCGATTTCCTTGAAAACCGCTTTTCAGATACGACGAAAATCCTTAAGTCTGTATCTGCAGTCGTTATTATCATTTTCTTCACGCTGTATACTTCAGCGGGTCTAGTTTCAGGCGGTACTTTGTTTGAGTCGGCATTCGGGCTTGATTATCGTATGGGCTTGTTCGTGACAGCTGGTGTTGTTATCGTTTATACACTGTTCGGTGGTTTCCTTGCTGTTAGTTTGACTGACTTTGTTCAAGGTATCATCATGTTCCTTGCGCTTGTCTTGGTGCCGGTGGTTGCTTTTACAGAGCTTGGCGGACCAACAAATGTCATGGATACAGTAAGTGCAATCGATCCAACAATGATGGATCTTTTTAAAGGTACGACATTCCTTGGAATTGTTTCGCTATTGGCATGGGGCCTTGGTTACTTTGGCCAGCCGCATATCATCGTGCGCTTTATGGCGATCAAATCAATGGATGAGCTTAAGCCTGCGCGCAGAATCGCAATGACTTGGATGATTGTATCCATCATTGGTGCTTTGGCAGTCGGTCTTGTCGGGATTGCTTATGTGCAAGTGAACAATGTAACTCTTGAAAATCCAGAAACAGTATTCATCATGTTTGCGAATATCTTGTTCAATCCTTATATCACTGGATTCCTGCTTGCTGCGATTTTGGCCGCGATCATGAGTACAATTTCTTCACAGCTGCTTGTTACTTCAAGTGCGTTGACGGAGGACTTTTACAAAGCGTTCTTCCGCCGTGAAGCAAGTGACAAAGAATTGGTATTCGTCGGCCGTGCAGCCGTATTGCTTGTCGCATTGGTAGGTATCGCACTTTCTTATACACCTAACGACACGATTCTTTCATTAGTCGGTAATGCATGGGCTGGATTTGGTGCCGCATTCGGACCAGTCATGCTTCTAAGCTTGTACTGGAAGCAGATGAACCGTTGGGGTGCGCTAGCAGGTATCGTCGTCGGTGCACTTACCGTCATCATCTGGATCAGCATCGATGGATTGTCAGCAATCCTGTATGAAATGGTCCCAGGATTCTTCTTGAGCTTGATTGCCGTCATTGTTGTAAGTAAAATCACAACCGGACCAGGCAAAGCGGTAAAAGAAGAGTTTAACGAAATGGAAAACATTATGTCTGAGTAAAATAAAAGAAAAGGGCTGCCGGTATTGCTGGCAGCCCTTTATTTGAATTTTTCCGGTTTCCTCACATAGCTTTCAATGATGAATCCACAGTCAGTACAAATAATGTGGAGAATCTCAGAGCCTAGGCTCATCACCTTATTCTCAGGACGCATAACAGCATATCCATCGTGTCTACCTTTTCCAATCTCTGTTCCGCCGCATTTAGGACACTCTTTCGCAAAGTTCATAGATATCATCCCTTTCAAAAAACGCTCATAGTGATTTTACGAATGGGGGTGCAGGAAGTTTCAAGAACTTGATCATGTGGTGGGTTGATTTGGAGACCCTATAAGCCCAAAACGAGTCTGGGAGCAGCAAAAGGTCATAAAGAAACATTCTATAAGCCCGAAACGAGGCTGGGAGCAGCAAAAGGTCATATATAAAAATTCAATAAGCCCAAAACGAGTCTGGGAGCAGTAAAAAGGTCATATAGAAACATTCTATAAGCCCAAAATGAGGCTGGGAGCAGCAAAAGGTCACATAGAACAATTCTATAAGCCCAAAACGAGTCTGGAAGCAGCAAAAGGTCATAAAGAAACATTCTATAAGCCCAAAATGAGGCTGGGAGCAGCAAAAGGTCACATAGAACAATTCTATAAGCCCAAAACGAGTCTGGAAGCAGCAAAAGGTCATATAGAAAAATTCTATAAGCCCAAAAAACGAGGCTCCGAAGCAAAAAAGGTCACATAGAAAAATTCTATAAACCCGAAACGTGTCTGGAAGCAGCAAAAGGTCATATAGAAAAATTCTATAAGCCCAAAACGAGGCTGGGAGCAGCAAAAGGTCATATAGAAAAATTCTATAAGCCCAAAACGTGTCTGGGAGCAGCAAAAGGTCATATAGAAAAATTCTATAAGCCCAAAACGAGGCTCCGAAGCAAAAAAGGTCACATAGAAAAATTCTATAAACCCAAAACGAGGCTGGGAGCAGCAAAAGGTCATATAGAACAATTCTATAAGCCCAAAACGAGTCTGGAAGCAGAAAAAGGTCCTATAGAAACATTCTATAAGCCCGAAACGATGCTCCGAAGCAAAAAAGGTCACAAAGAACAATTCTATAAGCCCAAAACGAGTCTGGAAGCAGCAAAAGGTCATATAGAAAAATTCTATAAACCCGAAACGAGCTAACTAGAAGGTTAAAGGTAATATAGGTGTTTTTTAAGGGTCAAAAAGAATATTTGAAGCAAGTGCCTAAGATGCATATGAAATCAGTCAATACAATCTGGGGATAAAACTGCAATGATGGAGAATACTACCTTTTGTAAAATACAGAGGTTAAACAGGCCTCTATTGGAAAAAGGAGTGTTTCTCATGATGAAGAAGTTTGCGGTGATGCTTTTGGCAGTGATGATGGTCATGTCAATTGCGAACCCTGGTTTTGCTGCTGGCAATCCAGGAAATAAAAAGGATATTGTCGATACGGCAGTAGCTGCAGGTAATTTTAAAATTCTCGCAGCTGCCCTCGAGAAAGCAGGTCTGGTTGAAACCTTGAAAGGCGAAGGGCCGTTCACCGTTTTCGCGCCGACAGATGAAGCGTTCAATAAGCTTTTGAAGGATCTAGGAATTACAGCTGATGAGTTGTTAGCAAGACAGGATCTGAAGGATATCCTGCTATACCATGTGCTTCCTGGCAAAGTTATGTCGGGTGATTTGAAGGAAGGCATGCAGGCACAGACACTTGCGAAGAAAAATGTAACGATCTCACTTGATCCTGTTCAAGTAAATGATGCCAATGTGACAACTCCTGACGTTGAGGCATCAAATGGTGTCATACACGTCATTGATAAAGTGTTGCTGCCAAAATAAGTGTGCATGACTGGATCCGATGAGGGTTCAGTCTTTTTTTGCAAGTTCACCTCCATAGACATACATTTTTAAAAGCGGTATAATTAATTCGGATTTCGAAATATATTGTACAACTTAGAAGGTGGATGTATGCAGAAAGAAAAATTATGGACGAAGGATTTCATTTCGGTTTCACTTGTGAATTTCGTGATGATGCTTTCTATGTATCTATTGATTGTAACGATGGCTTCCTATGCTACCGATGCTTATGATGCGTCAACGAGCATGGCTGGTCTTGCCTCGAGCATTTTCATTATCGGCGTTCTTTTTGCCAGATTGTATGGAGGCAAAGAGGTTGCGAGGATCGGCAGCAAAAAGATGTTGATCGGCGGGATATTGTTTTTCGTTTTGATTACTGCACTTTATCTGGTCCCCTCCAATATTTATGTCTTGCTAGTTGTCCGTTTTCTCCACGGTGTCGGGATTGGGTTTGCGTCCACCGCCACGGGAACGATTGTGGCGCAGGTGGTTCCTGCCAGCAGGAAAGGGGAAGGAATCAGCTATTTCAGCTTGAGTGTGATTTTATCGACGGCAATTGGTCCGCTGATCGGTCTGCCGATGATCAGCCAATTTGGCTACGAAAGTATGTTCATTTTTTCTCTCATAGTTGGGATGCTTTGTTTGCCGATTGCTTTCATGGTAAAAGAACCTGTTGTGGATAGTAGTGCAGAAGGTGCCCACAGCGGTGGATTCAGTTTGGCGAGGTACCTGGAGCCCAATGCATTGCCGGTTTCGATCGTTATGTTCGTCATTGCGCTCGCATATTCCGGGACTCTTTCCTTTATCGCGTCATTTGCGAAAGAAGCTAATCTGACAGAGGCAGGAAGCATGTACTTCTTTGTTTACGCAATGGCCGTCTTATTTTCACGTCCGTTCACGGGGAAATTGATGGATGCAAAAGGAGCGAATTTCGTTGCTTATCCGGCCATGATTGCTTTTGCGTTAGGGATGTTGGTCTTGAGCCAGGCGACTTCAGGCGCTGTGTTCCTGCTTGCTGCTGCGCTCATCGGGTTAGGATACGGGAACTTTCAATCTGTCGCCCAGACAGTCGCTATCAAAATGACACCGCCGCATCGCATGGGCCTGGCCACCTCGACCTTCTTCATCATGATGGATATCGGAATAGGCGTCGGTCCGTTCCTGCTTGGATACATGGTGCCAGACTACGGATATCGCGGGCTGTACATGGCAATGGTGCCGCTGATCATCGTCGGAGTTTTTATCTACTATACTCTTCATGGAAAAAAAGAAAAAGCCCTTATGCAGAATGCGTAAACAAAAACCTCGCGGGAATTTGGCGAGGTTTTTGTATATGGTCGAAATGACGGCGCATGGATTCCAGTTATGGAAGCCTCGTTTTTTAGGTCATGCGTCATTATGTGTCTCCATAAAGGTGATGGGAACCGCATTTTTCAAAACATGCGTCATAATGTGTCCCCATAAGGCCGATGGATAACGCATTTTTCAGAGCACGCGCGAAAAAGTGTCTCCATAAGGTCGATGGAAGCTGCTTTCTTCAGACCATGCGTCATAATGTGTCTCCATAGGGCCGATGGATACCGCATTTTTCAGAACATGCGTCAAAATGTGTCTCCATAAGACCGATGGAAGTTGCTTTCTTCAGAAGCCACGTGAAAATGTGCCTCCATAGGGCCGATGGGTGCCGCTTTCTTCAGAACACACGTCAAAATGTGTCTCCATAAGGCCGATGGATACCGCATTTTTCAGAACATGCGTCAAAATGTGTCTCCATAAGGCTGATGGATACCGTATTTTTCAAAGCATGCGCGAAAAAGTGTCTCCATTGCTAATTCACTAAAACAAATAGACTGCAAACAAGCTCATTATTAGTGAGTTTGTCCACAGTCTAAGTGGTCGCAGTATCTAGGTGGGTTTTCAATTTACATAGTCGGTGCGTAGTTTGTATTTTTTTCAGCATCGGTTTCCTTTGCTAGCTCTTCCATTTCCATATGGGTCTGAGGGAAACCGTTGGCCTGCCATTCTGCGCGCATGGCGGAATCAAGCTGGGTGAGACCTCTTTCAGCTGGGTCTATGCCCGCATCGACACTCTCCATTTGGTCGAGTTTCTCGCTGTTTCTCATGTCTGTATCCTCAAGAAAACGAATCGCGTCCCGTTGGCTTTTACGATAAGCAGCTGTCAGCAACACGGCGCCGCCAGCTGACAGCAAGGAAGCCAGGACAAAGTTCTTGGTCGATTTCTTCATTGTCATTTCCCTCCATTCGAAAATAACTCCTCTTGAACATCTATATTCCCGTTTAATATGACTTTAAAGAGTCCAGTTATTTACATTTTTATTTCAGAAGGGAAGCTAGAGCGAGAGCCATTTATTCTTCCATCATCTTCTGGTCAAGGTGTTCGAGAATCATTTTCCAGGCTGAATCATGGCGGCTTTTGGATAATTCGTGAGGAAATCCTTTGTGAGTCAGGCTCAGGTGAGTTCCATTCTCCCTTGGTTCAAGTTCGATGATCACCACGGTTTCGGCACCCTCAGTTCCTCCAGCACCTGTTACCCAGGTGAATTCAATCAGGCGGTCCGGGATCAACCGAAGAAATCTTCCGTAATGCGGGTGGCGCTGCTCAACAGAATCTTCTTCTGTTTTAAAGACGGTCTCGAAGAAAAATAGGGAATTGACTTCAGCCTTCATGATCAGCGTTCCGGGGGCAGCAAACCATTCGTCAAACTTCTCTGTCCATGCCGCATAAAGAACATCAGGGGAAGAGGCCATGCTGCGCTCTACTGTGAAGCCAAACGGTCTGGCTGAAAGGTCGGGGATTGTTATTAATTCCATTTTCATGTCTCCTTATGTAGTAGGATATCTTTCTTTTAAAAATGTGACAGACTGATTGATTAATGCTTTTAAAACTTCTACATCAATATCAGCTACTTTGTTTATGTACACACACGCTTTTCCAGTGGTATGCTTGCCGAACTCCTCCAGCAATGTCTCTCTTTCAGTGTCACCGGTGGCAAAATACAGGCTGATTTTCGCTTTCCGAGGAGAGAAGCCTACAAGTGGCGCGTCGCCTTCGTGACCGGAATCATACTTGTAATGATAGGATCCAAACCCGATGATACTAGGTCCCCACATTTTCGCAGGGTAACCGGTCGTTTCTGTAAAAATATCCAATAACCTGTAAGCATCCTCACGCTTTTTGGGGCTGTCGACGTTTTCGATGAACTCGATGACATTATTGTCGTTTTCCTTTGTTTTTAGTTCGTACATGGATCAAGAGGTCTCCTTTCGTTTGAATATTATCTATGTTGGTCAACTAGAATCTGATTGCCGTCAGGGTCTTCAATCGTAAAATGAGCCGGACCTTTTCCGGATTCATCTGCTTCAGTCAAAAACTTAATCCCTTTTCCTTTGAGCTGCTTTTGTAGTTCGCGAACATCCGTGAAGCTTTCCAGGTTTTCGGCATTCTCATTCCAACCCGGGTTAAAGGTAAGGATATTCTTTTCAAACATCCCCTGGAACAATCCGATAATGCAATTTTCATTCTTAAGAATCAGCCAGTTTTGACTGATGTCTCCTCCAAGGGCTTGAAATCCAAGGTTTTCGTAAAACATTTTTGAGGCTGCAATGTCTTTTACAGTCAGGCTTACAGAAAATGCACCGAGTTTCATATTCACTACCATCCTTTTTATATAGAATCTTCTGATATTTGAAAAATCTCACTCGTTTCTAGTATAGACAGGCATTTAGAAATTTACAATCAACCTCCAATAAGCCAAAGAAAAACCCCTCTGTCATAATTCGTTCAAAGCTTTTCAACAGAATTGTGACTAATGTCACAACACAGTATTTTTTTGATTCAAATTTGATATCTTAATAGTGTAATAATAATAAATAACTTATTGGAGTGAAGAACATGTTTGCAAAATGGTTAAGAGAAAACAATGTTGCTGCTGGTCTATTGGCTGTTATTAGAATATGGCTTGGATATAACTGGATGACTGCTGGATGGGGTAAATTAACTGGAGGGTTCGACGCATCTGGATACTTGAAGAACGCCGTAGCGAATCCTGTAAAAGGTCCAGACGGAAGCATGGTATACGGCTGGTACGTGAACTTCCTTGAAAGCTTCGCGATCCCGAACGTCGATATATTCAACTTCATCGTTCCGCTAGGCGAATTTTTAGTCGGACTTGGTTTGATCCTTGGTACACTGACAACTGCTGCGATGTTCTTCGGCCTAGTGATGAACTTCAGCTTCTTCCTGGCTGGAACA
The window above is part of the Mesobacillus jeotgali genome. Proteins encoded here:
- a CDS encoding MFS transporter — protein: MQKEKLWTKDFISVSLVNFVMMLSMYLLIVTMASYATDAYDASTSMAGLASSIFIIGVLFARLYGGKEVARIGSKKMLIGGILFFVLITALYLVPSNIYVLLVVRFLHGVGIGFASTATGTIVAQVVPASRKGEGISYFSLSVILSTAIGPLIGLPMISQFGYESMFIFSLIVGMLCLPIAFMVKEPVVDSSAEGAHSGGFSLARYLEPNALPVSIVMFVIALAYSGTLSFIASFAKEANLTEAGSMYFFVYAMAVLFSRPFTGKLMDAKGANFVAYPAMIAFALGMLVLSQATSGAVFLLAAALIGLGYGNFQSVAQTVAIKMTPPHRMGLATSTFFIMMDIGIGVGPFLLGYMVPDYGYRGLYMAMVPLIIVGVFIYYTLHGKKEKALMQNA
- a CDS encoding fasciclin domain-containing protein, with amino-acid sequence MMKKFAVMLLAVMMVMSIANPGFAAGNPGNKKDIVDTAVAAGNFKILAAALEKAGLVETLKGEGPFTVFAPTDEAFNKLLKDLGITADELLARQDLKDILLYHVLPGKVMSGDLKEGMQAQTLAKKNVTISLDPVQVNDANVTTPDVEASNGVIHVIDKVLLPK
- a CDS encoding N-acetylmuramoyl-L-alanine amidase; the encoded protein is MKLYLDPGHGGSDPGAQGNGLREKDLTLDIALKLRTILENNYENIDVRMSRTSDVTKSLDQRTNEANTWGADFYLSIHINSFNGSASGYEDYIYSGLSDNSATARYRDIIHTEVMKLNQLNNRGKKKADFHVLRESTMDAMLSENGFIDNAQDAALMKQESWRLNVAQGHANGIAKAFNLAAKNTPTGGESSDRGALFKVIAGSFKQRANAEERVADLDSKGFESFIAASEISGETWYRVQAGAFSDRKNAEARLREIESKGIDAFISTD
- a CDS encoding DoxX family protein, with the translated sequence MFAKWLRENNVAAGLLAVIRIWLGYNWMTAGWGKLTGGFDASGYLKNAVANPVKGPDGSMVYGWYVNFLESFAIPNVDIFNFIVPLGEFLVGLGLILGTLTTAAMFFGLVMNFSFFLAGTVSHNPTDIFFGFIILFAGYNAGKYGLDRWVVPFIRKTVFKRGEEATRNAA
- a CDS encoding VOC family protein — its product is MKLGAFSVSLTVKDIAASKMFYENLGFQALGGDISQNWLILKNENCIIGLFQGMFEKNILTFNPGWNENAENLESFTDVRELQKQLKGKGIKFLTEADESGKGPAHFTIEDPDGNQILVDQHR
- a CDS encoding transcription initiation factor TFIIIB; amino-acid sequence: MNFAKECPKCGGTEIGKGRHDGYAVMRPENKVMSLGSEILHIICTDCGFIIESYVRKPEKFK
- the putP gene encoding sodium/proline symporter PutP; its protein translation is MSFEVLISLAIYFIAMILIGLYAYRKTSDLSDYMLGGRGLGPSVTALSAGASDMSGWMLMGLPGAMYTSGISSAWIAIGLSIGAYLNYLILAPRLRTYTELANDSITIPDFLENRFSDTTKILKSVSAVVIIIFFTLYTSAGLVSGGTLFESAFGLDYRMGLFVTAGVVIVYTLFGGFLAVSLTDFVQGIIMFLALVLVPVVAFTELGGPTNVMDTVSAIDPTMMDLFKGTTFLGIVSLLAWGLGYFGQPHIIVRFMAIKSMDELKPARRIAMTWMIVSIIGALAVGLVGIAYVQVNNVTLENPETVFIMFANILFNPYITGFLLAAILAAIMSTISSQLLVTSSALTEDFYKAFFRREASDKELVFVGRAAVLLVALVGIALSYTPNDTILSLVGNAWAGFGAAFGPVMLLSLYWKQMNRWGALAGIVVGALTVIIWISIDGLSAILYEMVPGFFLSLIAVIVVSKITTGPGKAVKEEFNEMENIMSE
- a CDS encoding SRPBCC domain-containing protein, with translation MELITIPDLSARPFGFTVERSMASSPDVLYAAWTEKFDEWFAAPGTLIMKAEVNSLFFFETVFKTEEDSVEQRHPHYGRFLRLIPDRLIEFTWVTGAGGTEGAETVVIIELEPRENGTHLSLTHKGFPHELSKSRHDSAWKMILEHLDQKMMEE
- a CDS encoding DUF1801 domain-containing protein, producing the protein MYELKTKENDNNVIEFIENVDSPKKREDAYRLLDIFTETTGYPAKMWGPSIIGFGSYHYKYDSGHEGDAPLVGFSPRKAKISLYFATGDTERETLLEEFGKHTTGKACVYINKVADIDVEVLKALINQSVTFLKERYPTT